A stretch of Myxococcus hansupus DNA encodes these proteins:
- a CDS encoding PIG-L family deacetylase, with amino-acid sequence MRNLLLGMTLAMSLGFGSTAVAQPPRQPHAGEIAAGLKRLGVTGSVLYVAAHPDDENTRLLAWLVGAKGLRAGYLSVTRGDGGQNLIGTEQDALLGLIRTHELLAARTVDGAEQFFTRARDFGYSKSAEEALRIWGHDAVLADVVLAIRRFQPDVIITRFTTEPPNHGHHTASALLAAEAFVAAADPKRFPEQLTEVKPWKANRLLQNASQWWFKPDEDLSRYLRLDVGGYDALLGRSWGEVAAESRSQHKSQGFGAAADRGPSMEYFTPLAGTLPKRDVFEGLDFSWKRWKGSEAVARAVSAATKSFDVSAPHRSLPALVRVHDALTALPDSHPGKAVKLRETEALIAACAGLFLEARAASPMGVPGAAVEVEAVALNRSPASLKWVGMTLPGEKPEAVGQALGENTPVKLKRSVPLPISARISTPYWLREPVSGGLYALDEKDRALTGQPEGGPALEVSFEYEVAGRRFRAVRPVVYVWTDPVRGELYRDFEVVPPLTATLQQDVIMFPNGEGRAVNVVVSAGMDNAPGTVRLEVPRGWRVEPASVEFKLAARGDERTLRFQVTPPRGSTEKAELRAWVDVGDRAWSWKARSVSYAHIPPLTVRQPSVATLVPFTLATKGKRIGYIPGPGDRVAESLSEVGYEVTLLPDERLALEPLERFDAILVGVRAFNANPHLYAHRERLLRYVEGGGRLVVQYNTNSRVGPLTSLVSPYPLEIGRDRVTDETAAMTPVSPDEPLLRAPNALSPADFAGWVQERGLYFASSWDSRYRPVFSLRDADEAPLQGALLVARHGKGTFVYTGLSFFRQLPAGVPGAYRLLANILSP; translated from the coding sequence ATGCGGAACCTCCTCCTGGGAATGACGCTGGCCATGAGCCTTGGATTCGGGTCGACGGCGGTGGCTCAGCCTCCTCGGCAACCCCACGCAGGTGAAATCGCGGCGGGCCTGAAGCGGCTGGGCGTGACGGGCAGCGTGCTGTACGTCGCCGCGCACCCGGATGACGAGAACACGCGCCTGCTCGCATGGCTGGTTGGCGCCAAGGGCCTGCGGGCGGGTTACCTGTCCGTGACGCGGGGCGATGGCGGGCAGAACCTCATCGGCACGGAACAGGACGCCCTGCTCGGGCTCATCCGCACGCACGAGCTGCTCGCGGCGCGCACCGTGGACGGCGCGGAGCAGTTCTTCACGCGGGCGCGCGACTTCGGCTACTCGAAGAGCGCGGAGGAGGCGCTGCGCATCTGGGGCCATGACGCGGTGTTGGCCGACGTCGTCCTCGCCATCCGCCGCTTCCAGCCGGACGTCATCATCACCCGCTTCACCACGGAGCCTCCGAATCACGGCCACCACACGGCCTCCGCGTTGCTGGCGGCGGAGGCCTTCGTCGCGGCGGCGGACCCGAAGCGCTTCCCCGAGCAGCTCACCGAGGTGAAGCCGTGGAAGGCGAACCGCCTGCTGCAGAACGCCTCCCAATGGTGGTTCAAGCCCGACGAGGACCTGTCCCGCTACCTGCGGCTGGACGTGGGCGGCTACGACGCGCTGCTCGGGCGTTCGTGGGGCGAGGTGGCCGCGGAGAGCCGGAGCCAGCACAAGAGCCAGGGCTTCGGCGCCGCGGCGGACCGCGGCCCCAGCATGGAGTACTTCACGCCGCTGGCGGGGACGCTGCCGAAGCGTGACGTGTTCGAGGGGCTCGACTTCTCGTGGAAGCGTTGGAAGGGCAGTGAGGCCGTGGCCCGCGCGGTGAGCGCCGCGACGAAGTCCTTCGATGTGTCCGCGCCTCACCGCTCCCTGCCCGCGCTCGTGCGGGTGCACGATGCGCTGACCGCGCTGCCGGACTCCCACCCGGGGAAGGCCGTCAAGCTGCGGGAGACGGAGGCGCTCATCGCCGCGTGCGCCGGGCTGTTCCTGGAAGCGCGAGCCGCCAGCCCCATGGGCGTTCCCGGCGCCGCGGTGGAGGTGGAGGCCGTGGCGCTGAACCGCTCACCGGCCTCGCTCAAGTGGGTGGGCATGACGCTCCCGGGCGAGAAGCCCGAGGCCGTGGGGCAGGCGCTGGGTGAGAACACGCCCGTGAAGCTCAAGCGCTCGGTGCCGCTTCCGATATCGGCGCGCATCTCCACGCCGTACTGGCTCCGCGAGCCCGTGAGCGGCGGTCTCTATGCCCTGGACGAGAAGGACCGCGCGCTCACCGGTCAGCCGGAGGGCGGTCCCGCCTTGGAGGTGTCGTTCGAGTACGAGGTGGCGGGGCGCCGCTTCCGCGCCGTCCGGCCTGTCGTCTACGTCTGGACGGACCCTGTGCGCGGCGAGCTCTACCGCGACTTCGAGGTTGTCCCGCCGCTGACCGCGACGCTGCAGCAGGACGTCATCATGTTCCCCAACGGCGAGGGCCGGGCGGTGAACGTGGTGGTCTCCGCGGGCATGGACAACGCTCCGGGCACCGTCCGTTTGGAGGTTCCGCGGGGGTGGCGCGTGGAGCCCGCGTCCGTGGAATTCAAACTCGCGGCGCGGGGCGATGAGCGCACCTTGCGCTTCCAGGTGACGCCGCCGCGCGGGAGCACCGAGAAGGCGGAGCTGCGTGCCTGGGTGGACGTCGGGGACCGCGCCTGGTCGTGGAAGGCGCGTTCGGTGTCCTACGCGCACATCCCGCCGCTGACGGTGCGTCAGCCGTCCGTGGCCACGCTAGTGCCCTTCACGCTGGCGACCAAGGGCAAGCGCATTGGCTACATCCCGGGTCCGGGCGACCGCGTGGCGGAGAGCCTGAGCGAGGTGGGCTACGAGGTGACGCTGCTGCCGGATGAGCGGCTCGCGCTGGAGCCCCTGGAGCGCTTCGACGCCATCCTCGTGGGCGTGCGCGCCTTCAACGCCAACCCGCACCTCTACGCCCACCGGGAGCGGCTGCTCCGCTACGTGGAGGGCGGCGGCCGGCTGGTGGTCCAGTACAACACCAACAGCCGCGTGGGGCCGCTCACCTCGCTGGTGAGTCCCTATCCGCTGGAGATTGGCCGAGACCGGGTGACGGACGAGACGGCGGCGATGACGCCGGTGTCCCCGGACGAGCCGTTGCTGCGCGCGCCCAACGCGCTGTCGCCCGCGGACTTCGCGGGCTGGGTCCAGGAGCGCGGCCTCTACTTCGCGTCGTCGTGGGACTCCCGCTACCGCCCGGTGTTCTCCCTGCGGGACGCCGATGAGGCGCCGCTCCAGGGGGCGCTGCTCGTCGCCCGTCATGGCAAGGGCACGTTCGTCTACACGGGGCTCTCCTTCTTCCGTCAGCTCCCCGCCGGGGTCCCCGGCGCCTACCGGCTTCTGGCCAACATCCTGTCTCCATGA
- a CDS encoding sodium:solute symporter — MTGLDWLVLGGTIAFIVGWGLWKSRGAGTSEDYLRGGRDLKWPTIGLTVMATQASAITFLSVPGQAYEDGMRFVQFYFGLPIAMIIISAVFVPIYYRLNVITAYEYLESRFDLKTRLLGAFLFLIQRGLAAGITIYAPAIILSAILGWPLEPTVVGMGALVILYTVTGGAKAVSQTQKQQMVVMMGGMVVAAIVIVWRLPEHMSFGKAVDVAGAFGRMNVVSFDFDMSDRYNFWSGMTGGLFLSLSYFGTDQSQVGRYLSGRSVSESRLGLLFNGVLKIPMQFLILFVGILVFVFYQFSTPPLLFNETLRTRVQGTAQAGEYAALESKWEHVQTRKRAEVERYLAAVEAGDAVAGETSRSLLQNAEQEASAVRKEAKEMVVRALPGAETKDSDYIFITFVKRWLPSGLFGLLIAVILSAAMSSIASELTALGATTTVDFYRRVFHKNASDRHVLVASKLFTVFWGLVAVGFATFASLLDNLIQAVNILGSIFYGTVLGIFLVAFFVKHVRGHAVFAAAVVSQTAVIGLFFLSDVGYLWFNVIGCALVVALSLVAQVVLPRGETPAPAPGA; from the coding sequence ATGACGGGGCTCGACTGGCTTGTCCTGGGCGGGACGATTGCCTTCATCGTGGGATGGGGCCTCTGGAAGTCCCGGGGGGCGGGCACCAGTGAGGATTACCTGCGCGGAGGCCGCGATTTGAAGTGGCCCACCATCGGCCTGACGGTGATGGCCACGCAGGCGAGCGCCATCACCTTCCTGTCCGTGCCCGGGCAGGCGTACGAAGATGGCATGCGGTTCGTGCAGTTCTACTTCGGACTGCCCATCGCGATGATCATCATCAGCGCGGTCTTCGTCCCCATCTACTACCGGCTGAACGTCATCACCGCGTACGAGTACCTGGAGTCGCGCTTCGACCTGAAGACGCGGCTGCTGGGCGCCTTCCTCTTCCTCATCCAGCGCGGCCTGGCGGCGGGCATCACCATCTACGCGCCAGCCATCATCCTGTCCGCCATCCTCGGCTGGCCGCTGGAGCCCACTGTCGTCGGAATGGGCGCGCTGGTCATCCTCTACACGGTGACGGGCGGCGCCAAGGCGGTGAGCCAGACGCAGAAGCAGCAGATGGTGGTGATGATGGGCGGCATGGTGGTGGCGGCGATTGTCATCGTCTGGCGGCTGCCCGAGCACATGTCGTTCGGCAAGGCCGTGGACGTCGCGGGCGCCTTTGGCCGGATGAACGTGGTGAGCTTCGACTTCGACATGTCGGACCGTTACAACTTCTGGTCCGGCATGACGGGCGGCCTCTTCCTGTCGCTGTCGTACTTCGGCACGGACCAGTCGCAGGTGGGGCGCTACCTGTCGGGGCGCTCCGTCTCCGAGAGCCGGCTGGGGCTGCTCTTCAATGGCGTGCTGAAAATCCCGATGCAGTTCCTCATCCTGTTCGTCGGGATTCTCGTCTTCGTCTTCTACCAGTTCAGCACGCCGCCGCTGCTCTTCAACGAGACGCTGCGCACGCGCGTGCAGGGCACGGCGCAGGCGGGCGAGTACGCCGCGCTGGAGTCGAAGTGGGAGCACGTCCAGACCCGCAAGCGCGCCGAGGTGGAGCGCTACCTCGCGGCCGTGGAAGCGGGGGATGCCGTGGCCGGGGAGACGTCTCGCTCCCTGCTCCAGAACGCGGAGCAGGAGGCCAGCGCGGTCCGCAAGGAGGCCAAGGAGATGGTGGTCCGCGCGCTGCCGGGCGCGGAGACGAAGGACTCCGATTACATCTTCATCACCTTCGTGAAGCGCTGGCTGCCCAGCGGCCTGTTTGGCCTGCTCATCGCGGTCATTCTTTCCGCGGCCATGAGCTCCATCGCCAGCGAGCTGACCGCCCTGGGCGCGACGACGACGGTGGATTTCTACCGACGCGTGTTCCACAAGAATGCCTCGGACCGGCACGTGCTGGTGGCCTCGAAGCTGTTCACCGTGTTCTGGGGATTGGTGGCCGTGGGCTTCGCGACCTTCGCGTCGTTGCTCGACAACCTCATCCAGGCGGTCAACATCCTGGGGTCCATCTTCTACGGCACGGTGCTGGGCATCTTCCTGGTCGCCTTCTTCGTGAAGCACGTGCGCGGGCATGCCGTGTTCGCCGCTGCCGTCGTCTCCCAGACTGCGGTGATTGGCCTCTTCTTCCTCTCCGACGTCGGCTACCTCTGGTTCAACGTCATCGGCTGCGCGCTGGTGGTGGCGCTGAGCCTGGTGGCGCAGGTCGTCCTGCCTCGCGGCGAGACGCCGGCCCCGGCCCCGGGGGCCTGA
- a CDS encoding catalase, with protein MKTRKPSAKSRPTTLKVESLEPHRMHAEGKVLTTDQGIPISDTDNSLKAGVRGPTLLEDFHFREKMMRFDHERIPERAVHARGSGAHGYFQVYKSLEKYTQASFLTDPSLRTPVFVRFSTVGGSRGSADTVRDVRGFATKFYTEQGNFDLVGNNMPVFFIQDGIKFPDFVHSVKPEPHNEIPQASSAHDSLWDFVSLVPETSHMVMWLMSDRAIPRSYRMMEGFGVHTFRLVNAEGKAHLVKFHWKPLLGNHALAWDEAQKLSGKDPDFHRRDLWDAIEAGDFPEYELGLQILPEGDELKYGFDLLDATKLLPEELVPVQRVGKLTLNRNPDNFFAETEQVAFCVANVVPGIDFTNDPLMQARLFSYLDTQLTRLGGPNFAELPINKPVCPVTNHQQDGFGRHTIPTSRANYHPNTLGGGCPVLANPAMAFHHRQERVEGHKIRARSNSFSDHFSQATLFYKSLSKPEQEHVVAALEFEIGKVERVEIRERVVNQILVNIDPALAARVARAVGVEPPKATKPAKAPKASGKKGAPSVDTSPALSMENSPHDSIKTRKIAALVSDGFAGKELDGVRKALAERGATLEVVGPTLSPVTSLEGREERPLRTFANTSSVTYDAVYVPGGEKSVAALKRVPQAVDFVREAYIHCKALALSADAVLLLSAAGVDDLEPAPTKGVEAMRGVVRSAKTETKGFGQLFAEAIAKRHWERETPLA; from the coding sequence ATGAAAACGCGCAAGCCCTCGGCGAAGAGCCGGCCCACCACGCTCAAGGTCGAAAGCCTTGAACCGCACCGCATGCATGCGGAGGGCAAGGTCCTCACCACGGACCAGGGCATCCCCATCTCCGACACCGACAACTCGCTGAAGGCGGGCGTTCGCGGCCCCACGCTCCTGGAGGACTTCCACTTCCGGGAGAAGATGATGCGCTTCGACCACGAGCGCATCCCGGAGCGCGCTGTCCACGCGCGCGGCTCCGGAGCCCATGGCTACTTCCAGGTCTACAAGTCGCTGGAGAAGTACACCCAGGCGAGCTTCCTCACCGACCCGTCCCTGCGCACGCCGGTGTTCGTGCGCTTCTCCACCGTGGGCGGCTCACGCGGCTCGGCGGACACCGTCCGCGACGTGCGCGGCTTCGCCACCAAGTTCTACACGGAGCAGGGCAACTTCGACTTGGTGGGCAACAACATGCCCGTCTTCTTCATCCAGGACGGAATCAAGTTCCCGGACTTCGTCCACTCCGTGAAGCCGGAGCCGCACAACGAAATCCCGCAGGCGTCCTCCGCGCACGACTCGCTGTGGGACTTCGTGTCGCTCGTCCCCGAGACGTCGCACATGGTGATGTGGCTGATGTCCGACCGCGCCATCCCGCGCAGCTACCGGATGATGGAGGGCTTCGGCGTCCACACCTTCCGGCTGGTCAACGCGGAGGGAAAGGCGCACCTGGTGAAGTTCCACTGGAAGCCGCTGTTGGGCAACCACGCGCTCGCCTGGGACGAGGCCCAGAAGCTGTCCGGCAAGGACCCGGACTTCCACCGCCGCGACCTCTGGGATGCCATCGAGGCGGGCGACTTCCCCGAGTACGAGCTGGGGCTGCAAATCCTCCCCGAGGGTGACGAGCTGAAGTACGGCTTCGACCTCCTGGACGCCACCAAGCTGCTGCCCGAGGAGCTTGTGCCGGTGCAGCGCGTGGGCAAGCTGACGCTCAACCGCAACCCGGACAACTTCTTCGCGGAGACGGAGCAGGTCGCCTTCTGCGTGGCCAACGTGGTGCCGGGCATCGACTTCACCAATGACCCGCTGATGCAGGCACGGCTGTTCTCGTACCTGGACACGCAGCTCACGCGGCTGGGTGGCCCCAACTTCGCGGAGCTGCCCATCAACAAGCCCGTGTGCCCCGTCACCAACCACCAGCAGGACGGCTTCGGGCGGCACACCATCCCCACGTCGCGGGCCAACTACCACCCCAACACACTGGGCGGCGGCTGCCCGGTGCTGGCCAACCCGGCCATGGCCTTCCACCACCGCCAGGAGCGCGTGGAGGGGCACAAGATTCGCGCGCGCAGCAACAGCTTCAGCGACCACTTCAGCCAGGCCACGCTCTTCTACAAGAGCCTGTCCAAGCCCGAGCAGGAGCACGTCGTCGCCGCGCTCGAGTTCGAGATTGGCAAGGTGGAGCGCGTGGAGATTCGCGAGCGCGTGGTGAACCAGATTCTGGTGAACATCGACCCGGCGCTGGCCGCGCGCGTGGCCCGGGCGGTGGGCGTCGAGCCGCCCAAGGCCACCAAGCCGGCCAAGGCCCCCAAGGCCTCGGGCAAGAAGGGGGCGCCCTCGGTGGACACGTCTCCCGCCCTCAGCATGGAGAACTCGCCGCACGACTCCATCAAGACGCGCAAGATCGCCGCCCTGGTGTCGGACGGCTTCGCCGGCAAGGAGCTGGACGGCGTGCGCAAGGCGCTCGCGGAGCGCGGCGCGACGCTGGAGGTGGTGGGCCCCACGCTGAGCCCGGTGACGAGCCTGGAGGGCCGGGAAGAGCGGCCCCTGCGCACCTTCGCCAACACGTCCTCGGTGACGTACGACGCCGTCTACGTGCCCGGTGGCGAGAAGAGCGTCGCGGCCCTGAAGCGCGTGCCCCAGGCGGTGGACTTCGTGCGCGAGGCCTACATCCACTGCAAGGCCCTGGCGCTGTCCGCGGACGCCGTCCTGCTGCTGAGCGCCGCGGGCGTGGACGACCTGGAGCCGGCCCCCACGAAGGGCGTGGAGGCCATGCGAGGCGTCGTCCGCAGCGCGAAGACGGAGACGAAGGGCTTCGGGCAGCTCTTCGCCGAGGCCATCGCCAAGCGTCACTGGGAGCGTGAAACGCCGCTGGCGTAG
- a CDS encoding SRPBCC family protein, translating to MLKKILAGLAAAILLFVGFVATRPGTFTYQRSAVLPVSADIAFPLVNDFHRWTEWSPWDGLDPQQKRTYSGPESGTGADYTWAGNDQIGEGRMTITDSKVNEQVTIRLEFIKPFAATNTTTFTFSAAEGGTQVVWAMSGENNFISKAMGLFMDMDAMIGKDFERGLATLKDVAVADAKKHAEAEATRAAEKARAEAEAAAQPAEGAPAVAAPATP from the coding sequence ATGCTCAAGAAGATTCTGGCCGGCCTCGCCGCCGCCATCCTGCTGTTCGTCGGCTTCGTCGCCACCCGTCCCGGCACGTTCACCTATCAGCGCAGCGCGGTGCTCCCCGTGTCCGCGGACATCGCCTTCCCGCTGGTGAACGACTTCCACCGTTGGACCGAATGGTCCCCGTGGGACGGGCTGGACCCGCAGCAGAAGCGCACGTACTCCGGCCCGGAGTCGGGGACGGGCGCGGACTACACCTGGGCGGGCAACGACCAGATTGGTGAAGGCCGGATGACCATCACCGACAGCAAGGTCAACGAGCAGGTCACCATCCGGCTGGAGTTCATCAAGCCCTTCGCCGCCACCAACACCACCACGTTCACCTTCAGCGCCGCCGAGGGTGGCACGCAGGTCGTCTGGGCCATGTCGGGCGAGAACAACTTCATCAGCAAGGCCATGGGCTTGTTCATGGACATGGACGCGATGATTGGAAAGGACTTCGAGCGGGGCCTGGCGACCCTGAAGGACGTCGCCGTGGCGGACGCCAAGAAGCACGCGGAGGCGGAGGCCACTCGCGCCGCGGAGAAGGCGCGCGCGGAAGCAGAGGCCGCCGCGCAGCCCGCGGAAGGCGCCCCGGCCGTGGCCGCTCCCGCCACGCCGTGA
- a CDS encoding L-serine ammonia-lyase: MAVSVFDLFKIGIGPSSSHTVGPMRAARMFARKLADAGHVERLTKLKVELFGSLGATGKGHGSDKAVVLGLLGETPEGVDVESVPAVISRWRAEGRLALLGQREVTFRDGEHLVMHRRRSLPFHPNGMRFTATGPDGVELLSTVYYSVGGGFVVDDTAAAAGKDPLTKDTTPLPYPFQSAAALLAHCERERISFSSIMLANEKTWRDEAEIRAGLLRVWDVMQACVRRGCTSGGILPGGLKVERRAAGMYQKLISRPEAGLTNPLTVLDWVNLYALAVNEENAAGGRVVTAPTNGAAGIIPAVLHYYWRFVPGANEDGVVRFLLTAGAIGVLYKENASISGAEVGCQGEVGSACSMAAGALTEVMGGTPLQVENAAEIAMEHNLGLTCDPIGGLVQVPCIERNAMASVKAINATRMALSGDGRHFVSLDKVIRTMRDTGRDMKDKYKETARGGLAANVLEVANLSVGLPEC, from the coding sequence ATGGCCGTCAGCGTCTTCGACCTCTTCAAGATTGGCATCGGACCTTCCAGTTCGCACACCGTGGGCCCCATGCGGGCCGCGCGGATGTTCGCGCGCAAGCTGGCGGACGCGGGGCACGTGGAGCGACTCACGAAGCTCAAGGTGGAGCTGTTCGGCTCGCTGGGCGCGACGGGCAAGGGGCACGGCAGCGACAAGGCGGTGGTGCTCGGCCTGCTCGGTGAGACGCCGGAGGGCGTGGACGTGGAGTCCGTACCCGCCGTGATTTCCCGCTGGCGCGCCGAGGGCCGCCTGGCGCTGCTGGGTCAGCGCGAGGTGACGTTCCGAGACGGCGAGCACCTGGTGATGCACCGTCGGCGCTCGCTGCCCTTCCACCCCAACGGCATGCGCTTCACCGCCACCGGCCCCGACGGCGTGGAGCTGCTGTCCACCGTCTACTACTCCGTGGGCGGAGGCTTCGTCGTCGACGACACCGCGGCGGCGGCGGGCAAGGACCCGCTGACGAAGGACACCACGCCGCTGCCCTACCCCTTCCAATCCGCGGCGGCGCTGCTCGCGCACTGTGAGCGGGAGCGCATCAGCTTCAGCTCCATCATGCTGGCCAACGAGAAGACGTGGCGCGACGAGGCGGAGATTCGCGCCGGGCTGCTCCGCGTCTGGGACGTGATGCAGGCCTGTGTGCGCCGTGGCTGCACCAGCGGCGGCATCCTCCCGGGTGGCCTCAAGGTGGAGCGCCGCGCCGCGGGGATGTACCAGAAGCTCATCAGCCGCCCCGAGGCCGGCCTCACCAACCCGCTCACCGTGCTGGACTGGGTGAACCTCTACGCGCTGGCCGTGAACGAGGAGAACGCGGCGGGCGGGCGCGTCGTCACCGCGCCCACCAACGGCGCGGCGGGCATCATCCCCGCGGTGCTGCACTACTACTGGCGCTTCGTGCCGGGCGCCAACGAGGACGGCGTGGTGCGCTTCCTGCTCACCGCGGGGGCCATTGGCGTCCTCTACAAGGAGAACGCCTCCATCAGTGGCGCCGAGGTGGGCTGCCAGGGCGAGGTCGGCAGCGCGTGCTCCATGGCCGCGGGCGCGCTCACCGAGGTCATGGGCGGCACGCCGCTCCAGGTGGAGAACGCGGCGGAGATCGCCATGGAGCACAACCTGGGCCTCACCTGCGACCCCATTGGCGGCCTGGTGCAGGTGCCCTGCATCGAGCGCAACGCCATGGCCTCCGTGAAGGCCATCAACGCCACGCGCATGGCGCTCTCCGGCGACGGACGCCACTTCGTCAGCCTGGACAAGGTCATCCGCACCATGCGCGACACCGGCCGCGACATGAAGGACAAGTACAAGGAGACGGCGCGGGGGGGTTTGGCCGCCAACGTCCTGGAAGTGGCCAACCTGAGCGTGGGCCTCCCGGAGTGCTGA
- a CDS encoding DUF4041 domain-containing protein, whose amino-acid sequence MQPAVWVLGAVSLLMSGLFLFTAVRLASVRKRFKPVLDVEAERQRVTAELERAKAESAHALAAERNRVAAELTRAREDADTAIRKAQAELLRVKEENERAISQERTRTQGELTRLREQAETAAREAEVRRQQAQVERSQLENAISRLSAELRPLEEEAVLRSYGLYKPIYNFSTSQKYEERLDDLREQQKTLLKDKKAAYCTAEWEVNGSKAEGRKQTERTLKLMLRAFNGEADACVAKVTYKNVKAMEARIQKAADAITELAKIQQCFIDARYVNLKLDELHLAHEYEEKRQQEKDEQRRIREQMREEETAQRELERARLEAEREARRDEEALRKARAEFEQSTGTQQQKLQERIAELERRLAEDLERQRAISQAQLTRTGHVYVISNIGSFGEDIFKLGMTRRLVPQDRIDELGDASVPFEFDVHAIIRTVDAPKLEAELHRTFAHRRVNRINERKEFFRASLDEIADAVRKHHGDFELTRVAEAAEYRKSLALTDEEQRTKEGTARRPAA is encoded by the coding sequence ATGCAACCTGCCGTCTGGGTCCTAGGCGCCGTGAGCCTGCTGATGTCCGGGTTGTTCCTCTTCACCGCCGTGCGGCTGGCGTCGGTGAGGAAGCGCTTCAAGCCGGTGCTCGACGTGGAGGCGGAACGCCAGCGCGTCACCGCGGAGCTGGAGCGCGCGAAGGCCGAGTCCGCCCACGCCCTGGCCGCCGAGCGCAACCGCGTGGCCGCGGAGCTGACGCGAGCCCGCGAGGATGCGGACACCGCCATCCGGAAAGCCCAGGCAGAGCTGCTCCGGGTGAAGGAGGAGAACGAGCGCGCCATCAGCCAGGAGCGCACGCGAACCCAGGGTGAGCTGACACGCCTGCGCGAACAGGCGGAGACGGCCGCGCGCGAGGCGGAGGTGCGACGCCAACAAGCCCAGGTCGAACGCTCCCAGCTCGAGAACGCCATCTCCCGGCTGAGCGCGGAGCTGCGGCCATTGGAGGAGGAAGCCGTCCTCCGCTCCTACGGGCTCTACAAACCCATCTACAACTTCTCCACATCGCAGAAGTACGAGGAGCGCCTGGACGACCTCCGCGAGCAGCAGAAGACGCTGCTCAAGGACAAGAAGGCCGCCTATTGCACCGCGGAGTGGGAGGTCAACGGCAGCAAGGCGGAGGGCCGCAAGCAGACGGAGCGCACGCTGAAGTTGATGCTGCGCGCCTTCAACGGCGAAGCGGACGCCTGCGTGGCCAAGGTGACGTACAAGAACGTCAAGGCGATGGAGGCGCGCATCCAGAAGGCGGCCGACGCCATCACCGAGCTCGCCAAGATTCAGCAGTGCTTCATCGACGCCAGGTACGTGAACCTCAAGCTGGACGAACTGCACCTGGCGCACGAGTACGAGGAGAAGCGCCAGCAGGAGAAGGACGAGCAGCGGCGCATCCGCGAACAGATGCGCGAAGAGGAAACCGCGCAGCGTGAGCTGGAGCGCGCCCGCCTCGAAGCCGAGCGCGAGGCCCGGCGCGACGAGGAAGCCCTGCGCAAGGCCCGCGCCGAATTCGAGCAGAGCACCGGCACGCAGCAGCAGAAGCTCCAGGAGCGCATCGCGGAGCTTGAGCGGCGCCTCGCCGAGGACCTGGAGCGACAGCGCGCGATCTCCCAGGCACAGCTCACCCGCACGGGGCACGTCTACGTCATCTCCAACATCGGCTCCTTCGGTGAAGACATCTTCAAGCTGGGCATGACGCGGCGGCTCGTCCCGCAGGACCGCATCGACGAGCTGGGCGACGCCTCCGTCCCCTTCGAGTTCGACGTCCACGCCATCATCCGCACCGTGGACGCGCCCAAGCTGGAGGCCGAGCTGCACCGCACGTTCGCCCACCGGCGCGTCAACCGCATCAACGAGCGCAAGGAGTTCTTCCGGGCGAGCCTGGACGAAATCGCCGACGCCGTGCGCAAGCACCACGGCGACTTCGAGCTGACGCGCGTGGCGGAGGCCGCCGAGTACCGCAAGTCGCTCGCCCTCACCGACGAGGAGCAGCGGACGAAGGAAGGGACGGCGAGACGTCCGGCCGCGTAG